In Elaeis guineensis isolate ETL-2024a chromosome 1, EG11, whole genome shotgun sequence, a genomic segment contains:
- the LOC105039991 gene encoding uncharacterized protein, with protein sequence MSISPNSPWRGCAANFPQPVNEQDELAAQFLVETVYYFNCRVADHTLPDIEYRSSGREEDIVHPVFRWDATPYEQVFENGFQARRQQGTRDEVYYNLDRYVHHGGRPLDSRRPANYAFVSTTISSTWHPTLPNNRREMEVYRYEIYAPGGIWVAETLGARYGHRSQEEVTFVAGIAPQYIRSAQHFRLTRDGSFTEWARVENVIRVNRNFNPQLHPSRRLLNIQSPVFDYLYENDIRANLIIRYYPPQAQREKRQVSADSDSTDWYARDVANFESYINAAFRSSRKNEAYLFMKNEYVLLDYAPGSTDDRVVNGPHLICDGYPSLTDTAFAEYGIDCAFGGSGSQAFIFSANHCAEIDYAPHTTNDKIIKGPMTIAAMFPFFKKTVFESGVDAAFESTKTNEAYLFKGNQYALINYGSDSHLIAIRLITEGFPSLKDTDFKSGIEAAFASHMTDEAYLFKGDSYALINFAPGTTDDKIIGGVKKILPNWPSLRSILPRKNRGLDLHHHTKPVPDRDHDEL encoded by the exons atgtCGATCTCGCCGAATTCACCATGGAGAGGATGTGCAGCAAACTTCCCTCAACCTGTCAATGAACAAGACGAGCTCGCAGCCCAATTTTTGGTAGAAACTGTTTACTACTTTAATTGCCGTGTTGCGGATCACACTCTGCCTGACATCGAGTACAGAAGCAGCGGCAGAGAAGAGGACATCGTCCACCCTGTCTTTCGCTGGGATGCTACCCCCTATGAGCAGGTCTTTGAGAATGGATTCCAAGCAAGGCGTCAACAAGGCACTCGCGACGAGGTCTATTACAATCTGGATCGCTACGTCCATCATGGCGGTAGGCCTCTTGATTCCAGGCGGCCGGCCAACTATGCCTTCGTTAGCACCACGATTAGCAGCACTTGGCATCCTACCCTTCCGAACAATAGGAGAGAGATGGAAGTATATCGATACGAGATATATGCTCCCGGTGGCATTTGGGTTGCTGAGACTCTTGGTGCTCGTTATGGACACCGTTCCCAAGAGGAGGTCACCTTTGTCGCCGGCATCGCCCCACAATACATTCGGTCTGCCCAACACTTCAGGCTTACCCGTGACGGGAG TTTTACAGAATGGGCGAGAGTAGAAAACGTAATAAGAGTGAATCGGAacttcaatccacaattgcaTCCATCGCGACGGTTGCTCAACATTCAGAGTCCAGTATTTGATTACTTATATGaaaatgatatcagagcgaaTCTAATCATTAGGTATTACCCACCTCAGGCTCAGCGAGAGAAACGACAAGTGTCCGCCGACTCTGACTCCACCGATTGGTATGCTCGCGACGTGGCCAACTTTGAGAGCTACATAAATGCTGCATTCCGTTCGTCTCGTAAAAATGAAGCCTATCTGTTCATGAAGAACGAGTATGTGCTGCTGGACTACGCACCAGGCTCGACAGACGACAGGGTGGTGAATGGACCGCATCTTATCTGCGATGGGTATCCATCCCTCACGGACACAGCCTTTGCAGAATATGGAATAGACTGTGCTTTTGGTGGGTCTGGGTCTCAAGCGTTCATCTTCTCTGCAAATCACTGTGCAGAGATAGACTACGCACCACACACCACAAATGACAAGATAATCAAAGGCCCGATGACCATCGCTGCGATGTTCCCCTTCTTCAAAAAGACGGTGTTCGAAAGCGGCGTCGACGCCGCGTTTGAGTCCACGAAAACTAATGAAGCTTACCTCTTCAAAGGCAACCAGTATGCTCTCATAAACTACGGTTCTGATTCCCACCTCATCGCCATCCGCCTCATCACTGAAGGCTTTCCTAGTTTGAAAGACACCGACTTTAAAAGTGGAATCGAAGCAGCGTTTGCTTCGCACATGACTGATGAGGCGTATCTATTCAAAGGAGATTCCTACGCACTCATCAACTTTGCTCCCGGCACCACAGATGACAAAATCATTGGTGGCGTGAAGAAAATCCTTCCCAATTGGCCCTCTTTACGTAGCATCTTGCCTCGCAAAAATCGTGGTCTTGATCTTCATCATCACACTAAACCTGTTCCCGACCGCGACCATGATGAACTTTAA